In Prunus dulcis chromosome 2, ALMONDv2, whole genome shotgun sequence, a single genomic region encodes these proteins:
- the LOC117617150 gene encoding zinc finger CCCH domain-containing protein 40-like, protein MAHRLLRNVEADGWERSDFPIICESCLGDNPYVRMTRADYDKECKICTRPFTVFRWRPGRDARFKKSEICQTCSKLKNVCQVCLLDLEYGLPVQVRDTALAIGSNDAIPKSDVNREFFAEEHDRKARAGIDYESSYGKARPSDTILKLQRTTPYYKRNRAHVCSFYIRGECTRGAECPYRHEMPITGELSQQNIKDRYYGVNDPVAMKLLNKAGEMPSLEPPEDESIRTLYVGGLDERISEQDLRDQFYAHGEIESVRMVLQRACAFVTYTTREGAEKAAEELSNKLVIKGLRLKLMWGRPQAPKQDSEGTAEARQQAVAHSGLLPRAVISQQQNQLQDQPAPVHYYNMPPPPSQERSFYPSMDPQRMGAIVPSQEGAPSGPTGSGENNSSAERQQRSQHYAFQNMPQPHAQYRQQFYPPPYGYMPPPPAPHQQYPPQYHAGVTPPPSLPMNQQYQNSATPGPAHSGSTSSGSAPSNSGPSGSTPSGSGSAQTGSSQQ, encoded by the exons ATGGCCCACAGGTTGCTCAGGAATGTGGAGGCGGATGGTTGGGAACGTTCAGACTTTCCCATCATCTGCGAGTCATGCTTGGGCGACAATCCCTACGTCCGGATGACACGAGCTGATTACGACAAGGAGTGCAAGATTTGCACTCGGCCATTCACCGTTTTCAGGTGGAGACCTGGTCGTGATGCGCGATTTAAGAAGTCAGAGATTTGTCAGACGTGCAGTAAGTTGAAAAATGTTTGTCAAGTTTGCCTCTTGGATCTGGAATACGGCTTGCCAGTTCAGGTTCGAGATACTGCTCTGGCCATCGGTTCCAACGATGCCATTCCAAAGAGTGATGTAAATAGGGAGTTTTTCGCTGAGGAGCATGACCGAAAG GCTAGAGCTGGTATAGACTACGAATCTTCATACGGAAAGGCACGACCCAGTGACACTATTCTGAAGCTTCAAAGAACAACACCCTATTACAAAAGGAACAGAGCACATGTCTGCAGTTTCTACATTCGGGGTGAGTGCACAAGAGGTGCTGAGTGTCCTTACAGGCACGAGATGCCCATAACTGGGGAGTTGTCACAGCAAAACATCAAAGATCGTTACTATGG AGTCAATGATCCAGTGGCGATGAAGCTGCTTAACAAGGCTGGAGAGATGCCCTCCCTGGAACCTCCTGAGGATGAAAGCATAAGAACTCTTTACGTGGGTGGGCTTGATGAGAGAATTTCTGAGCAGGATTTGAGGGATCAATTTTATGCTCATGGTGAAATAGAATCTGTTAGGATGGTACTACAACGAGCATGTGCTTTTGTAACCTACACAACAAGAGAAGGTGCAGAAAAGGCTGCAGAAGAACTCTCTAATAAACTGGTAATAAAGGGTTTGAGATTGAAGTTAATGTGGGGTAGGCCCCAAGCACCAAAACAGGACTCAGAGGGCACAGCTGAAGCTAGGCAGCAGGCAGTGGCTCATAGTGGGTTGTTGCCTCGAGCAGTCATATCTCAACAGCAGAACCAATTACAAGACCAACCTGCACCAGTGCACTATTACAACATGCCACCTCCACCCTCACAGGAGAGATCATTTTATCCATCAATGGATCCTCAAAGAATGGGGGCTATAGTTCCATCCCAGGAAGGGGCTCCTAGTGGGCCTACGGGTTCAGGCGAGAACAATTCCAGTGCAGAAAGGCAGCAACGTAGTCAGCATTATGCTTTTCAAAACATGCCTCAACCACATGCCCAATATCGGCAGCAGTTTTATCCTCCTCCCTACGGGTATATGCCTCCTCCACCAGCACCGCACCAGCAATACCCTCCGCAATATCATGCTGGAGTGACGCCACCACCGTCCTTGCCAATGAACCAACAGTACCAGAATTCAGCAACACCAGGGCCTGCACACTCGGGCTCTACATCATCAGGATCTGCACCATCAAATTCTGGACCTTCGGGGTCCACACCATCTGGTTCTGGGTCTGCGCAGACAGGGTCATCACAGCAGTGA